The window tcccttttgatagtGACTATTGAATCTGGTTCTACCGCCCTttgaagcagtgcattccagatcacaactcgatGTGAAAATaaatatttcctcatgtcgcctctgtttCCTTTGCAATTGGGGATTTCCAATTTCAAGCATGCTGATGGTAAAATTTTCCTCCTACAACCATGAGGCTCGATCCCTTGTCTCTGTAACCAAACAGCAGCACTATTCCCTGCTAGATTCCAGATTTCCAACTGATCAGATGTCTCTGATTGACTGGGGCTGTCCACTGTTTAATTGAACCAGACCTTGTAAATGATTTTTGAAGGCTGCTTTAGATCCCAATTTTCCGTCAGCAAGTGATTCACAAGACTGGGTGATTAATTATGCATTGAAGGAGGTTTTCTTTTTAACACTTTAGTTGTTGTAAGTGTTCTTGGCATAAAGCATTGGcataaaagaaaggcttgcatttatattgcccTTAACATcagccccaaagtgctttaaagcagtgaagtacttttgaagcagaatcactgttgtaatgtagggaatgcagcagccaatttgcacacagcaaaatcccacaaacagcaatctgaaaaCAGCCAATGATATTGTGATATTAGggatattgaccagggcaccagggagaattcacgcttttcttcgaaatagtggccatgAGATCATTTGtgtccatctgagaaggcagacagggcctcagtttaatgtttcatcccaaaagatggcacctccaacagtgcagcactccctcagtactgcactggcagggCCAGCCAAGAATGTGTGTGCCAAAGGACTTTTACTATGATAAAAGGAACTGCTGCTGGAAACCACAGAGATTCTGCATGAACTGCAATCATATCATTTCCCCGGGAATTTCCACGGATCAGAAGGACCCCCGCAGAAACTCAAACCATGAAATCTCTGGGCTGCTAGGCCAATACCATGAACGTCACATTACTGTCAACAAATGCACAGATTGGAATCAGGCTGTGCGATTATTAGTAACAATCACATTTACATTAAATCATTCTGGCCCTTTAAAGTAACAGAATCTCAGAAGCATAATGTAAGACAGAGGTGCAGCATGTGGCACATGAAATCTGAATGGTACAGTACTTTACTCTTTAGGAGAGGAGTCTAACTGATCTCTGGGTGGCCCCACAAGTTGTGATTGAACAATATTCTTAAAAGAGACAGGCTGGATTAGACACAACTCAAGCAGAAAATCCCTGGTGAACCCATGAGCAACAGCACAGGGAGAGCATCCAGCTCGTATCAATAAAGATgaaatttttgattttttttcataTCTATTTAATATTACTTTTCATGGGAAAATTTTGAAATTACAAAGATCAGAATCAAACATCTTGTGACATTTAAGATTGCAATAGAAAAAAAAATCATGTCTACCCCTAGAATGCAGAATTATCAAACATAAGTGAAAAAACACAAAAATAAAATGCATTGTGATCTGTATGCATATTTTACAGATTGCCTGATAGAAGCAGGTCCGAGTGTTCCCTGCTCGGTGTGCTGACTGTAAATTAGGTTTTGTTACAAAACCATGTATTGTATAAATTCTCCCCTTTTTTAAATGCTTGCTGGTATGAAAAAAAACAAATTTTACAAAAAAACACCACAGAAAGTTAGTTAACGTCACAACAAAGATTCCTTTTTTCCCCCCGGACATACAAATACAGAAGACCTAAAACCTCTTTTCAAAACAATCAAGATTATACGCTCATGTGGCAGCCTACTATGAATAAGAATAAGAAAAAAAAGATAGCCTTTTACTAATAATAGAGGACCCACGGTAAAACATGATTTTTCTCTTTTCTTCTCTCTTTTTAGCATTTAAGCGCGCTCCCCTCGAATACGGCGGGCCAGCTGTATGTCCTTCGGCATGATGGTGACGCGTTTGGCATGGATGGCACACAGGTTGGTGTCTTCAAACAGACCAACCAGGTATGCCTCACTGGCTTCCTGCAAAAAAAAAGGAGGAAAGCAGTCTCTGTATCACTCATATTGGCTTATCTCAAGGTTAACCGTCCCCTCACCCAGGCCCATGTCATAAGAtcgtaagaaataggaggagtaggccatttggctcctcaagcctgttctaccattcaataaaatcaaggTTGATCTGATTTTGCCTTTAAtcctactttcctgcctgccccccataaccctcgactcccttgtagatcaaaagtctgcctaactcagccctgaatatattcaatgacccagcctccactgctgtctggggaagagaattcaaaagattaatgaccctctgaatgaagaaattcctcctcgtctccagcttaaataggagaccccgtatttttaaactgtgcccctagttctagatttccccacaagaggaaacatcctctcaacatgctGTCAAccgccctcagaatcttatatgtttcaattagatcacctctcattcttctaaactccaatgagtataagctcaaccattcctcataagacaacccttcatcccaggaatcagcctagtgaaccttctctaaactgcttccaatgcaagtatatccctccttaagtaaggagaccaaactgtacgcagtactctaggtgtggtctcacaaatgccctgcacagttgcagcaagacttccctacttttatactccaccacCCCGCTACCCTTGTAattaaggccaacattccatttgccttcctaattaattgctgtacatgcatgctaactttttgtgattcttgtacaaggacacccagatccctctgtaccgcaacattctgcagtctctctccatttaaataatattctgcttttctattcttcctgccaaagtggacaacctcacattttcccacattatagtccatttgccaaatttttgcccactcatttaacctatctatatccctttgcaggccctttgtgtcctcctcacaacttgttttccttcCTATCTGTATTATCAGCAAATGTGGCTACAATACATGTTTCCATCCAGTCCCGGTACGGCGGAAAGAAAACAACCACAGCTGGGTTACATAaaatttacatcacagaaacaggccaaattCAGCCCAAATGATCTGTGCTGTTATGTATGCTCCACACCAAAGCCTGCCTACCCACCCcgaacctgaccaaacccgaccaggtgtcgggttcgggtctgtaTGCTGCatgcagcattcgggcttgggttgggctggattgtactgttttgtttcatattgttttctttttaatccacaatttttttctgtttcataatatgtttgttattttcgggtcgggtcgggcatttaaaaaaattaaaggactggggctcgggttgggttcaggttgactgttgtcgggttgggcccaggttgggttttaatcttatacccgagccaagctttactccacacaagcctccgcTTGCACCTTTTCCTCTCATCcaatcagcatacccttctattcccttctccctcatgtggttTATCTAGTTTCCCTTTAAATGTACCTACGcctctgtggtagtgagttccccattctcaccactctcgggttaaagacatttctcctgaattccctattggatttattagtgactatcttatatttatggccctctaGTCCTGGTCTCatctgcaagtggaaacattttctctacatctacgctatcaaaatctgtcataatctcaggtcaccactcagtcttctcttttctagagaacagactggggctcttttcaatctttcctgatgggtattacctctcagttctgatatctttCTAGTAAataatttttgcaccttctccagtgtctctatatcctttttataatatgaagaccagaactgttcactgtACTCCAAGTTTGGTCTAACCAAAATTCACAGTTCATTCTGTTCCCTACCCACATATTCCTGGCAACACCACATTTATTGTACAAATGGAGTTGGGTTTACAAGGCCACTTTAGAGGACATTGTGAGCCTCCACATGTAGACCACTCACTCCTCCTTGGAAATGTAAGATATTCCTTTCAGTGAAGGGTGAAAATAATCTATTTAAGAAATCACTCCATTCACAAGGGACGGTACagtggggcggtgcagtggttagcaccatagcctcacagctccagcgacccgggttcaattctgggtactgcctgtgcagagtttgcaagttctccctgtgtctgcgtgggttttctccgggtgctccggtttcctcccacatgccaaagacttgcgcgttgataggtaaattggccattgtaaaaattgtccctagtgtaggtaggtggtaggagaattgagggaaggtggggatgtgagagggaaaaatgggattaatgtaggattagtataaatgggtggttgatggtcggcacggatccgttgggccgaagggcctgtttcggtgctgtatcgctctatgactctatgacacagtaCACTACAAATGGTTTGAAGTACCATAATATCCAGCATCCATGTCACAGTATACTTTATGGGGGCATTTTGGTAAAACCTATTCAAGATGTTCTAAGCCATCGCTTCTTTATTTACGTGTGGTAAACATACATGATGACTGGACCAAGAAAAGAAATACTGGACTAGCAAAccagaggttgtgagttcaaatccagcAATAGCAAGTTAGGACTAGAAGTACAGTAATGttctgttgctggactagtaattcacaggcctggactaatgatctggagacatgaattcaaaaCCCACCTTGGCAGAtgaggaatttgaattcagttagttaaataaatctggaataaaaagttagtcttggtaatggtgaccatgaaactactggattgtcgtaaaaacccacctggttcactagtggcctctagagaaggaaatctgccatccttaccctgtctggcctatatgtgattccagatccaaggcaatgtggctgactcttaactgccctctgaaatggtctagaaagccactcagttgcattcaggaaggtggctcaataccttctcaaaggcaattagggatgggcaataaatgctggccttatcagcaatgcccgaatcccatgaatgaataataaaaagttGGGAAATTGAATTTGGTAAAGGTAACTTGTGGTCTAGTACCAGATATCTATGACTGTAAAAATTGCTGGATTGTAAAAACACAACTGTTTCACTCTTTAGCGACgggatcttccacccctacacctgATTCCAGACCCACACTAGGTGGTTACCTCTTAATaccctcagggcaactaggaatgggcaataaatattgcctTGTCAGTGCCCCAATAACAAaagagaggccatttggcccatcaagtccatcccTTCTGTAGACTATGAACATTCTACCCCACCCATTTAACGAGTGACAGCTCTGCACGAACACTCCTGGATCCCACGGGTAATCAAGCAAAACCATTCGAGCATCTTTATATCTCTGTTATTTGACCCGGATGTGCTGTCGGCTGAATAACAAGTTCTCACCCAAGAGCACAGGAGTCTGAGGCCCATGAGTATTTCAGCACCTCACCCATAAACTATGAATTCTATTCCTAACCAAATATTTATCCAGCTCATTGGAAAAGGAGTTCATTATTTCTGCATCAACTGTATTTGTTGGGAGCCTGCTGACTAGTTTTGCTTTGGGCCAACCAGGCAAACAGGCAGCACTAAATTTGGAAAGATCTCTGGAATCCTAAAAGGCATCTAACTTTAAAAGTCACAGTTGGAGAGAAGAAAACAGAACACACCAGCACTTCCTCATCTTACAACCATTCCCATTTCTCTCCTCAAAAGGAAAAAAAAGAcatccatttatatagcgcctttcatgaccaccagatgtctcaaagcactttacagccaattaagtgtttttttttaatgtggtcactgttgtaatgcaggaaagttATCAAAGTAGAAATTATTTTGTACAGGTCATTTGACTGCAGGAGCATCACAACCAAGCCTACTCCTGTCCTCATCCTTGAGCTTTCCAGAGTCTTGTTTGGcaaatcaagagcaggaacccccTGGGAtaatttctccccccctccccaccttcttTAACAGTTTAGGAGTTTAACCGTtgtgtttccctgctctctccccaacactAGGACGTCAGCACAAACCAGGGGTCAAACCTCATTGTCTGTGTGACCGTATTTACCCACTAAGTATCAGGGGAAGGTTTATTTCTCCAGTTATTTAAATCTATTGGGACTGTGGAGGATGTGGTGAAGCAATCTGTGCCGTGGGCTAGACTTGCACCAGGAATGCTTACCTGCAGAGCTCCGATAGCAGCACTCTGGAACCTCAGATCAGTTTTGAAGTCTTGCGCAATCTCACGCACGAGACGCTGGAAAGGCAGCTTCCTGATCAGCAACTCTGTGGACTTCTGATATCGCCTGATTTCACGCAAGGCCACAGTACCGGGTCTAATAGAGGAAAAATAAATATTAGTTAACTAGTCTTTTTCAAATATGTAGATTTTCACCATAAAGGGTATTACAACTATTCTAgaaacatcggaacaggaggaggccattcagcctctcaagtctgttctgccattcaatgagatcatgggttgatctgtatcttaacaccaTCTACACATCTTAgtgccattttttaaaattcattcttgggatgtgggtgtcactggcaaggccagcatttattgcccttgagaaggtggtggtgaaccgccttcttgaaccgctgcagttcatgaggtgcgggtatacagtgctgttaggaagggagttccaggattttgactcagcgacagtgaaggaacggcgatatagttccaaatcaggatggtctgtggcttgaaggggaacttgcagatggtggtgttcccacacatctgctgcccttgtccttctaggtggcagagaccacgggtttggaaggtgcagttgaaggaggcttggcaagttgctgcactgcatcttgtacatggtacacgctgctgccactgtgcgctaggGTGGAGGGAATGAGTGTTTAACATGGTGGATGGCGTGAcaatcatatcccttaatacccttgcctatcaaaaatctatcagtttttaaattttcaattgatcaCCAGGCTCAACTGCTCTtagggggaaagagttccagatttccactatcccagATTTCTGAGCTGGTTTCGACATGCTTTTAGCCAAGCTGAGCACTTGTTATTTAAAATTAATTCTGGTATTGATTTAACTCTCTATTCAGTTTAGCAGGAATAGGAACTTTAAAATCATCCACCTTTCATCTCACAGGTACTTCTGCACTACTTTTGAAGCTTCTAGAAGAGAAACTGTGGCATAACTCATGGTTACAGTTCTATGGGCACTGGTTGCCAATTGATTCTTTGTCTACGTTGAATTTCTAGTGTTAAAAGGCACTGGGAAAACTTGCTAATCTTTCCCTCCTTGTGTCCTCGGAAATATGGATGTTTAAAGGTTGGGAGGTGAGGCAGAGTGAATTGAAATACTGCACTCTACCACTAGGGGGAATACTGTCTACAAAGCTCACTGGGCCACGACTGGCAGAAAAGCAGTATTTCAGCATTTACAAGCCAGGAGCAGATGGAGCATTTTGACACTGTGTCCTGAGCTCACACTGGAGGTGGAAAGCTAGTTTGTGGTGTATATTCCTCTTCATATTGGGCATCCATCAGGAAGACTAGCCAGGGCTCACGCTGCTAATCACTAGTCAGTGACAGCTGTGAGAAATGTGTCATGGAGGCATCAAGAGACGTCAGATTAGCTGTGATGCTCTCACAGGTGAGTAGGCTGCAGATACTCAtcgccatcttctcaagagcaattagggatgggcaataaatgctggtctggccagcgacacccacatcccatgaacaaatatttaaaaaaccATCAACAAATTCTACACATGAATATTAACAACGATGACAAGATATCAATTGGCAACCAGTGCCCAGAGAACTGTAACAATGAGTTAAAATGCTTTCAGTGAAGAAGGGGAAAAAAGTGAAAACTAAATGGATTCCGAGAGCTATGTATACCACTATTTATACAAGTATGTGGCAAGACTAGAGTCTCTCAGTTATGCTCCAACACTGATGATTCACAGGAAGTTGTTTTAAATGTCAACAAGAGAGTTCATGTAGgtaatgtaaatgtagatttttttttaaaactgggttCAAATTTCCTGCCTGTATTATGCCAGTTTGGGGCTAAAGTGAATTGCCAGTATTGGCAGAGCCGTGTTGTTAAACACCATCAGCACCGATACCCAGTACTACCAGCTTAGCTCAAGAGTGGCCCCTAATGCCCCTAAAGATAATGTTTACTGTTATTTAGGGCTGGTTTTATGCTGATGGCCCACACCATGTTGGAACTGCATTAAGACtggcccctctctccccacccaaaACTCATCCCACATAGGAACTTTGCAGCCATCATTCAGACGAGGCTTTCACTCTGAGCCACTTGTGAACTCAAACTTGGAGGACTGCTATCTAGGGTATCAGACCTCCCTGCTTCCCTCTCCCCCACTCGTGGTGTTTAACAAGGTGCAGGTCCACTGAAAGTCAAATCCAGAACCGTATATCGAGTCGAGATTTTAACAGGTACCTTTATGCTTCCTCCACTAAAACATTAGGTTGTTTGTCTTCCAAACAGTGCAAAAAGCTAGAAAAATGATTGTGGTAAATTGTAGAATATCCCCACACTGTGCCCCTCCTTTCAAAATGAATGTAATAGGATCCTAGATCATACAATGAATGTGAATGAAACCTGCCTGTAACGATGAGGTTTCTTCACTCCACCAGTGGAAGGGGCACTCTTGCGGGCTGCTTTGGTAGCAAGCTGCTTACGTGGGGCTTTGCCTCCAGTGGATTTACGAGCAGTCTGCTTTGTACGAGCcattgtacggag of the Heterodontus francisci isolate sHetFra1 chromosome 40, sHetFra1.hap1, whole genome shotgun sequence genome contains:
- the h3f3c gene encoding H3 histone, family 3C, which codes for MARTKQTARKSTGGKAPRKQLATKAARKSAPSTGGVKKPHRYRPGTVALREIRRYQKSTELLIRKLPFQRLVREIAQDFKTDLRFQSAAIGALQEASEAYLVGLFEDTNLCAIHAKRVTIMPKDIQLARRIRGERA